One segment of Deltaproteobacteria bacterium DNA contains the following:
- a CDS encoding PAS domain S-box protein, translating into MAYDQLAFHQLIFDRSPLGKVVCDAEGNAILANEAIGKIVGGSREQILAQNYHELESWRASGLTQAADQAMASGQSTSIKLSLTSSFGRELTGNALFQPLVFEGETYLLCIFDDLSELKKAEDERERLIGQLTKAIEEIKSLRGILPLCSFCKKVRDDQGYWQQVDVYIRDHLLADISHSICPECVKKHYPEL; encoded by the coding sequence ATGGCCTACGACCAGCTCGCCTTCCATCAGCTGATCTTCGACCGCTCTCCCCTGGGAAAGGTCGTCTGCGACGCCGAGGGCAACGCCATCCTCGCGAACGAGGCGATCGGGAAGATCGTGGGCGGGAGCCGGGAGCAGATCCTGGCGCAGAACTACCACGAGCTCGAATCGTGGAGGGCCTCGGGGCTGACCCAGGCCGCGGACCAGGCCATGGCCAGCGGCCAGTCCACCTCGATCAAGCTCAGCCTGACCTCCAGCTTCGGCAGGGAGCTCACCGGCAACGCCCTCTTCCAGCCGCTCGTCTTCGAGGGAGAGACCTACCTGCTCTGCATCTTCGACGACCTCTCCGAGCTGAAGAAGGCCGAGGACGAGCGCGAGCGCCTCATCGGCCAGCTGACCAAGGCGATCGAGGAGATCAAGAGCCTGCGGGGCATCCTGCCGCTCTGCTCCTTCTGCAAGAAGGTCCGCGACGACCAGGGCTACTGGCAACAGGTGGACGTCTACATCCGGGATCACCTCCTGGCCGACATCAGCCACAGCATCTGCCCGGAGTGCGTGAAGAAGCACTACCCCGAGCTCTGA
- a CDS encoding AarF/ABC1/UbiB kinase family protein has protein sequence MPDFDDLGPDDELDDLLDDEPEGHAPRGRFARLMKLGGLTTSVGASLVGDRLVGRILPDSVREARTKKMIEKNAAKMVRTMGELKGAAMKLGQILSMAPLQEEHIPEELRDALAVLQRSAPPMGWKMVCDQIEEAFDQPVESLYRFFDPAPLASASIGQVHRAELFDGTPVAVKVQYPGVEQTLVADLKNIATMAQMGRPFASARSIDEVLEEIREVLAQESDYRVEADNLRAFHEALAGRDDVRVPRPVGELTRKTVLTMELMEGRKLDHWLLERAPEKRSEVVRHFIDLVAWLFYEKQLLHADPHPGNYLIDAEGKLVILDFGAVRTYDPAFTDDLLRLLVTVWEGRVDELPALFARLGFGEGKVTVSGEVLDEWLKLVVAPLFHEGPFAFGKWNPHNDTNRFMLRHPSLIGLTPPREMIFYGRTAIGIWGLMQRLDITIDVKQLSREIIARRGLL, from the coding sequence GTGCCCGACTTCGACGATCTCGGCCCCGATGACGAGCTCGACGACCTCCTGGACGACGAGCCCGAGGGCCACGCCCCGCGAGGGCGCTTCGCCCGGCTCATGAAGCTGGGGGGGCTGACCACCTCGGTGGGCGCCTCCCTGGTGGGTGACCGGCTGGTGGGCCGCATCCTCCCGGACTCGGTCCGCGAGGCGCGCACCAAGAAGATGATCGAGAAGAACGCGGCCAAGATGGTCCGCACCATGGGCGAGCTGAAGGGCGCGGCCATGAAGCTCGGTCAGATCCTCTCCATGGCGCCGCTCCAGGAGGAGCACATCCCGGAGGAGCTGCGCGACGCCCTGGCCGTGCTCCAGCGCTCGGCGCCGCCCATGGGCTGGAAGATGGTCTGCGACCAGATCGAGGAGGCCTTCGATCAGCCGGTGGAGAGCCTCTACCGCTTCTTCGATCCCGCGCCGCTGGCCTCGGCGAGCATCGGGCAGGTCCACCGGGCCGAGCTCTTCGATGGCACGCCGGTGGCCGTGAAGGTGCAGTATCCGGGGGTCGAGCAGACCCTGGTGGCCGATCTCAAGAACATCGCCACCATGGCTCAGATGGGGCGGCCCTTCGCCTCCGCGAGGAGCATCGACGAGGTGCTCGAGGAGATCCGGGAGGTGCTCGCCCAGGAGAGCGACTACCGGGTGGAGGCCGACAACCTCCGGGCCTTCCACGAGGCCCTCGCCGGGCGGGACGACGTGCGGGTCCCCCGGCCCGTCGGTGAGCTGACCCGGAAGACCGTCCTCACCATGGAGCTGATGGAGGGCCGGAAGCTCGATCACTGGCTGCTCGAGCGGGCCCCGGAGAAGCGCTCCGAGGTCGTGCGGCACTTCATCGACCTGGTCGCCTGGCTCTTCTACGAGAAGCAGCTGCTCCACGCCGATCCCCACCCCGGCAACTACCTCATCGACGCCGAGGGCAAGCTGGTCATCCTCGACTTCGGTGCGGTGCGGACCTACGACCCCGCCTTCACCGACGACCTCCTGCGCCTGCTGGTCACGGTCTGGGAGGGGAGGGTGGACGAGCTGCCCGCCCTCTTCGCCCGGCTGGGCTTCGGCGAGGGAAAGGTGACGGTCTCCGGCGAGGTCCTCGACGAGTGGCTCAAGCTCGTGGTGGCGCCCCTCTTCCACGAGGGCCCCTTCGCCTTCGGGAAGTGGAATCCCCACAACGACACCAACCGCTTCATGCTGCGCCACCCCAGCCTCATCGGCCTGACCCCGCCCCGGGAGATGATCTTCTACGGGCGCACCGCCATCGGCATCTGGGGGTTGATGCAGCGCCTCGACATCACCATCGACGTGAAGCAGCTCTCCCGGGAGATCATCGCGAGGCGGGGGCTGCTCTAG
- a CDS encoding tolB protein precursor protein produces the protein MKRASILLFLPLSLVLLWPVEAAGQVFVYPRRPDKSLVRHFDFDWQHSDLIIDVDLTKPEGEEKQEEGDEEKVEEAPDAVPVSEGSGGEEGEDGKGDGDGNGDAPVEAEVSGAGSGRTLKAAVTPADGAEGEPNAPAPAPAPVAEPAPPTVVVDAPKPEGTDGAVAPPARPVPQKHPDAGARAVAGLGKPADRGAKPEDAASQLRGAGRVRLYFYEREREVAERASVLVEGSYRYLSERFDFIPREQIPFILYSSYQEFLQTNLFPLQEGVLGVTSPRDLKMTLPYFGDHRLFDEVGTHEMAHQFTIQKVRAVAKQADLWGDPLENMPLWFIEGLAEYYAQRGVDPEAEMLVRDILVNPSFQRGYAMLGFFEDRPYSVLWTYKVGQVRCAFLEDHYGAGTIQKILDRSPRLVGAYEGQRQVDGFARLIEELTGDEPRKVAAAFSDWLKRRAFPSYLDSAIGEAELEPLKIGLENVDALAASPDGQLVLLRSMDGDTGRSRLTLLDPRAPNLSRTVVADGVPGAESLHPVSGRNFDVRADGITYVAQVRGRDHLYWRPLVHLAKERTARPGQPTEGRGASLHEPGSWTTKLELGSRVSLPLPEGILAVGSPAFSPDGRRIVFIALNEAGQKDVYVVDVHDGKPARALTDDLWAEREVSWGLAGIVYTSDATETGHYNLFSVAPEGGEPTRLTFEARDAQDIKVLPDGRIVYVAFDQARADIYEVSAAGVRALTLMDTGVFDPSPAGKGDLWVLWHNAGQRIPVKLPASALTPAEPTAPAEAGRPRTLASQPLVGATPYDPLRPRNWELGNLFGLFGAGGSGVFGQLMASGSDKLRNHAVLLNLFIFGSFDLTDGFAVYVNQAGRMTWGTGVFQSLLFRTDQTPGIADLGVQVTTAERYYGALGSLRYPFDTYHHVQGDLSIGGTTYFLLEDAELILGDGELNGTHRNLLQLWRDANEGARLQGEVTLRYGYDTIRYHRATGPLAGSSLMLESTTTVQPLDGELFGNVRVDAEKYLPLWGRANVFLRVGAGTAFGSRFARQFYLSSFDTLRGVPFGDADFLRGQHFAYGTLELQFPLNAIVRLILFTDIEGVLGVDFGAVGNELSELWNKRVLDVVLGVNFGFGPLVFRLHFAKPVDVGANPTLVGVERGLPNNGQWVTNFSLGWVYF, from the coding sequence ATGAAGCGCGCCTCGATCCTTCTCTTCCTCCCCCTCTCGCTGGTTCTGCTCTGGCCGGTGGAAGCCGCGGGGCAGGTCTTCGTCTACCCCCGCCGCCCCGACAAGAGTCTGGTGCGCCACTTCGACTTCGACTGGCAGCACTCGGATCTGATCATCGATGTGGACCTGACGAAGCCGGAGGGAGAGGAGAAGCAGGAGGAAGGTGACGAGGAGAAGGTCGAAGAGGCTCCGGACGCCGTTCCCGTCTCCGAGGGTTCCGGAGGTGAAGAGGGAGAAGACGGAAAGGGTGACGGTGACGGAAACGGGGACGCACCGGTCGAGGCCGAGGTCTCCGGCGCTGGTTCTGGCAGGACCCTGAAGGCGGCGGTGACGCCTGCGGACGGTGCCGAGGGTGAGCCGAACGCGCCCGCCCCCGCACCCGCGCCCGTCGCGGAGCCGGCACCGCCGACGGTGGTCGTCGATGCGCCGAAGCCGGAGGGGACCGATGGAGCCGTCGCGCCGCCGGCCCGCCCGGTGCCGCAGAAGCATCCCGACGCCGGCGCCCGCGCGGTGGCCGGCCTGGGCAAGCCCGCCGACCGGGGGGCGAAGCCGGAGGACGCGGCGAGCCAGCTGCGGGGCGCCGGGAGGGTGCGGCTCTACTTCTACGAGCGAGAGCGCGAGGTCGCCGAGCGGGCCTCGGTGCTCGTCGAGGGCTCCTACCGCTACCTCTCCGAGCGCTTCGACTTCATCCCCCGGGAGCAGATCCCCTTCATCCTCTACAGCTCCTACCAGGAGTTCCTCCAGACCAACCTCTTCCCTCTGCAGGAGGGGGTGCTCGGCGTCACCTCGCCCCGCGACCTCAAGATGACCCTGCCCTACTTCGGGGATCACCGGCTCTTCGACGAGGTGGGGACCCACGAGATGGCCCACCAGTTCACCATCCAGAAGGTGCGGGCGGTGGCCAAGCAGGCCGACCTCTGGGGGGATCCCCTCGAGAACATGCCCCTCTGGTTCATCGAGGGCCTCGCCGAGTACTACGCTCAGCGCGGCGTCGATCCCGAGGCCGAGATGCTGGTGCGGGACATCCTGGTCAACCCCAGCTTCCAGCGGGGCTACGCCATGCTCGGCTTCTTCGAGGACCGGCCCTACTCGGTGCTCTGGACCTACAAGGTCGGGCAGGTGCGCTGCGCCTTCCTCGAGGACCACTACGGTGCGGGCACGATCCAGAAGATCCTCGACCGCTCCCCCCGCCTGGTCGGCGCCTACGAGGGGCAGCGCCAGGTCGACGGCTTCGCCCGCCTCATCGAGGAGCTCACCGGGGACGAGCCGCGCAAGGTCGCGGCCGCCTTCTCCGACTGGCTCAAGCGGCGGGCCTTCCCCAGCTACCTCGACTCGGCGATCGGCGAGGCCGAGCTCGAGCCCCTGAAGATCGGCCTGGAGAACGTGGACGCCCTGGCCGCCTCCCCCGACGGTCAGCTCGTCCTGCTGCGCAGCATGGACGGAGACACCGGCCGCTCTCGCCTGACCCTCCTCGATCCGCGGGCGCCCAACCTCTCGCGGACCGTGGTGGCCGACGGCGTCCCCGGCGCCGAGTCGCTCCACCCGGTCTCCGGCCGCAACTTCGACGTCCGGGCCGATGGGATCACCTACGTGGCGCAGGTGCGGGGCCGCGACCACCTCTACTGGCGCCCGCTGGTCCACCTGGCCAAGGAGCGCACCGCCCGGCCGGGGCAGCCCACCGAGGGGCGCGGCGCCTCCCTCCACGAGCCGGGGAGCTGGACCACCAAGCTCGAGCTGGGGAGCCGGGTCTCCCTGCCGCTGCCCGAGGGGATCCTCGCCGTGGGCTCGCCGGCCTTCTCCCCCGACGGGCGGCGCATCGTCTTCATCGCCCTGAACGAGGCCGGGCAGAAGGACGTCTACGTCGTCGACGTGCACGACGGAAAGCCTGCCCGCGCGCTCACCGACGACCTCTGGGCCGAGCGCGAGGTCAGCTGGGGCCTGGCGGGCATCGTCTACACCTCGGACGCCACCGAGACCGGCCACTACAACCTCTTCAGCGTGGCCCCGGAGGGGGGAGAGCCGACCCGCCTCACCTTCGAGGCGCGCGACGCGCAGGACATCAAGGTCCTGCCGGATGGACGCATCGTCTACGTGGCCTTCGACCAGGCCCGGGCGGACATCTACGAGGTCTCCGCGGCCGGCGTCCGCGCCCTCACCCTGATGGACACCGGGGTCTTCGATCCCTCGCCCGCCGGGAAGGGGGACCTCTGGGTGCTCTGGCACAACGCCGGGCAGCGGATCCCGGTGAAGCTGCCGGCCTCGGCCCTGACGCCGGCCGAGCCCACCGCGCCGGCCGAGGCGGGGCGTCCCCGCACCCTGGCCTCCCAGCCGCTGGTGGGGGCCACGCCCTACGATCCCCTGCGCCCCCGGAACTGGGAGCTCGGCAACCTCTTCGGGCTCTTCGGCGCGGGGGGCAGCGGCGTCTTCGGTCAGCTGATGGCCAGCGGCTCGGACAAGCTGCGCAACCACGCGGTGCTGCTCAACCTCTTCATCTTCGGCAGCTTCGATCTCACCGACGGCTTCGCCGTCTACGTGAACCAGGCCGGGCGGATGACCTGGGGCACCGGCGTCTTCCAGTCCCTGCTCTTCCGCACCGATCAGACCCCGGGCATCGCCGACCTCGGGGTGCAGGTGACGACCGCCGAGCGCTACTACGGCGCGCTGGGCAGCCTGCGCTACCCCTTCGACACCTACCACCACGTGCAGGGCGATCTCTCGATCGGCGGCACCACCTACTTCCTCCTCGAGGACGCCGAGCTGATCCTGGGCGACGGCGAGCTCAACGGCACCCACCGCAACCTCCTGCAGCTCTGGCGGGACGCGAACGAGGGCGCCCGCCTGCAGGGCGAGGTCACCCTGCGCTACGGCTACGACACCATCCGCTACCACCGGGCCACCGGCCCCCTGGCCGGCTCCTCGCTGATGCTGGAGTCCACCACCACCGTGCAGCCCCTGGACGGGGAGCTCTTCGGCAACGTGCGGGTGGACGCCGAGAAGTACCTGCCGCTCTGGGGGCGGGCCAACGTCTTCCTGCGGGTCGGCGCGGGCACCGCCTTCGGCTCGCGCTTCGCCCGGCAGTTCTACCTCTCGAGCTTCGACACCCTGCGCGGGGTCCCCTTCGGCGACGCCGACTTCCTGCGGGGGCAGCACTTCGCCTACGGCACCCTGGAGCTGCAGTTCCCCCTCAACGCCATCGTGCGGCTGATCCTCTTCACCGACATCGAGGGGGTCCTGGGGGTGGACTTCGGGGCAGTGGGCAACGAGCTGTCCGAGCTTTGGAACAAGCGGGTCCTGGACGTGGTGCTGGGCGTGAACTTCGGCTTCGGGCCCCTGGTCTTCCGCCTGCACTTCGCCAAGCCGGTGGACGTCGGGGCCAACCCCACCCTCGTGGGGGTGGAGCGGGGGCTCCCCAACAACGGGCAGTGGGTCACGAACTTCAGCCTGGGCTGGGTCTACTTCTAG
- a CDS encoding SDR family NAD(P)-dependent oxidoreductase: MQIDLEGAAIVTGAGRGIGAAIARRLAASGASVALASRTPSEVEAVAASIREAGGAARAFRADVTDEAQVEALFAGAVEAFGPLRYLVNNAGNAPVGPTADFSLADWQHCLGVNLTGAFLCSRQAFRTMPAAGGGAIVNVSSGAGKHGKAMWAAYCAAKSGLHGLARALAAEGTPLGIRVNTVCPGGTRTTLRASIFGEEPEGKILAPEQVADAVLFLLSDAAADIRGAELDVRKP; encoded by the coding sequence ATGCAGATCGACCTGGAGGGAGCGGCCATCGTCACCGGCGCCGGACGGGGCATCGGCGCGGCCATCGCCCGGCGGCTGGCCGCCTCGGGGGCGAGCGTGGCCCTCGCCAGCCGGACCCCCTCGGAGGTCGAGGCGGTGGCGGCCTCGATCCGAGAGGCCGGGGGAGCGGCCCGGGCCTTTCGCGCGGACGTCACCGACGAGGCCCAGGTCGAGGCCCTCTTCGCCGGTGCGGTCGAGGCCTTCGGCCCCTTGCGCTACCTCGTCAACAACGCCGGCAACGCGCCGGTGGGCCCCACGGCCGACTTCAGCCTCGCCGACTGGCAGCACTGCCTCGGCGTGAACCTCACGGGGGCCTTCCTCTGCAGCCGGCAGGCCTTCCGGACGATGCCCGCCGCCGGCGGCGGCGCGATCGTGAACGTCTCCAGCGGTGCCGGCAAGCACGGCAAGGCCATGTGGGCCGCCTACTGCGCCGCCAAGAGCGGCCTCCACGGGCTGGCCCGGGCGCTCGCCGCCGAGGGGACGCCCCTGGGGATCCGGGTGAACACCGTCTGCCCCGGCGGGACCCGCACCACCCTGCGTGCCTCGATCTTCGGCGAGGAGCCCGAGGGGAAGATCCTCGCTCCCGAGCAGGTTGCGGACGCCGTGCTCTTCCTCCTCTCCGACGCTGCCGCGGACATCCGGGGCGCCGAGCTCGATGTGAGAAAGCCCTGA